One segment of Anopheles stephensi strain Indian chromosome 3, UCI_ANSTEP_V1.0, whole genome shotgun sequence DNA contains the following:
- the LOC118511218 gene encoding leucine-rich repeat and calponin homology domain-containing protein isoform X3 produces MAVAACLKASQSTVVYSGQAQPTPLVGMNGGGTGGHLQSQLTRSLERILEDAHLSGELKLSGRKLKDFPKAAGKYNLSDTVIADLSRNRFCELPEDITCLAFLERLLVYHNTIRSVPETIRGLHSLTYLDLRNNQLSVLPREICALPLQVLLVSNNRLATLPDELGRMEKLTELDAACNQITHLPARMGDLRNMRSLNLRSNQLVYLPRDLTCLQLAFLDISSNKIATLPVELRHMTSLVDLELSNNPLTSPPASLCVRGLVHVFKYLETIASREEKSKTGVDGHATLRRTALSAKNSSSCLLDSQQRNRRAHVDSGYCTSDGGFEGKRWMHDEDAHNSTTSSTAKWSPIPLHSGFTVMPRNGSSNHNTTSNPSSGGPQAALISHAIHGGSNDPTVDGTTGSNNDVCWEEEFRKNAAFQEHHPDRKPLSNNNSNDISPEGDITPDGTKTDDKGRTLSNYQTYREYKEALRQQRNLDSVYRSKDQPLTPDSAGSATDSPVSNVSPYTKSISSSSVYSSSSQSSPVSPHHTTGVQKLNQINANPNGIYNATGATGTHSSPLLSPNRNGSQASTIEDSAGGTPNKRPVQKVIPSRNIGSSHHTHSPTHLNGNSSGSASVSNGKIPLANGAGKGSLSSPNGSASNEYAYVKPNSPCKSTSGALTHNNVPPSSIPKPTAANGAAGLGSPVLAGGSQKPLTATVGYVNNAKPGQKTNKTVSWNRDVPTEKLSFTMRREFDKQKEETELIEQLRQIIETRLKMSLPQDIAPALMDGVVLCHLANLVRPRSVGSIHVPSSAVPKLTMARCRRNVDYFLDACRKIGVDENLLCCAADVLEGRGIVQVAITVVELLKFHNPASNVRSPTRSMYAIGSSYNSGGSSGSSSSSSSTTTTNGSNGPKSSPSTSSLSSPVGGNGT; encoded by the exons ATGGCTGTTGCTGCCTGTCTGAAAGCGTCCCAGTCAACCGTCGTCTATTCGGGTCAGGCTCAGCCAACACCACTGGTAGGAATGAACGGTGGAGGAACCGGTGGTCACCTGCAAAGTCAGCTGACCCGCTCGCTGGAGCGCATTCTGGAGGATGCGCATCTTAGCGGGGAGCTGAAGCTGAGCGGACGCAAGCTAAAAGACTTCCCGAAAGCGGCTGGAAAGTATAACCTCAGCGACACGGTTATTGCAG ATTTGTCGAGGAATCGATTCTGCGAACTACCAGAAGACATCACATGTCTTGCGTTTTTAGAACGGCTTCTGGTCTACCATAACACCATCCGCTCCGTGCCGGAAACGATACGCGGACTGCACTCTCTAACTTATTTAGATTTAAG AAACAATCAGCTATCAGTTTTGCCGCGCGAAATCTGTGCTCTACCTCTGCAGGTTTTACTTGTATCGAACAATCGGCTTGCGACTTTGCCCGATGAGCTAGGTCGGATGGAGAAGCTGACGGAGCTCGATGCTGCCTGCAATCAGATAACGCATCTTCCCGCGCGAATGGGCGATCTTCGCAACATGCGGTCGCTAAATTTGCGCAGCAATCAGTTGGTTTACCTGCCTCGTGATCTCACCTGCCTACAGTTGGCCTTCCTGGACATTAGTAGCAACAAGATTGCCACGTTGCCGGTAGAACTGCGACACATGACCTCGCTGGTGGATTTGGAACTTTCGAACAATCCGCTTACCTCCCCACCTGCAAGC CTCTGTGTGCGTGGATTGGTGCATGTCTTCAAGTATTTGGAAACGATAGCCTCACGAGAGGAAAAATCCAAGACGGGTGTCGATGGCCATGCAACGCTGCGGCGAACAGCTCTTTCGGCGAAGAATTCCAGCAGCTGCTTGCTCGATAGCCAACAGCGGAATCGGAGGGCACACGTCGACTCCGGATATTGCACTAGCGATGGTGGCTTCGAGGGTAAGCGATGGATGCATGACGAAGATGCGCACAATTCCACCACCAGTTCAACGGCAAAATGGTCCCCTATTCCTCTGCACTCGGGTTTCACGGTTATGCCACGCAACGGTAGTAGTAACCATAACACTACTTCTAATCCGTCCTCAGGTGGGCCACAGGCCGCGCTGATATCTCATGCAATCCATGGTGGTTCAAATGATCCGACCGTGGACGGTACTACTGGCAGCAATAATGATGTATGTTGGGAAGAAGAATTCCGAAAGAATGCGGCATTTCAGGAGCATCATCCCGACCGTAAACCGTTATCGAATAACAATAG TAACGATATATCGCCCGAAGGAGATATCACACCCGATGGCACAAAGACGGATGACAAAGGCCGCACACTATCCAACTATCAGACGTACCGCGAGTACAAGGAAGCTTTGCGTCAGCAGCGTAATCTCGACTCTGTGTATCGGTCCAAAGATCAGCCACTCACACCGGACAGTGCGGGATCAGCGACGGACTCGCCGGTTAGCAACGTTTCTCCCTACACAAAATCAATCTCGTCCTCCTCAgtttacagcagcagcagccaaagcTCGCCCGTATCGCCGCATCACACGACAGGCGTTCAAAAGCTTAACCAAATCAATGCAAATCCGAACGGCATCTACAATGCGACCGGTGCAACTGGTACGCACTCCAGCCCATTGCTATCGCCAAATCGTAATGGTAGTCAAGCTTCTACCATAGAGGACAGTGCTGGCGGAACACCGAATAAACGACCGGTACAAAAGGTCATACCGTCGCGCAATATTGGGTCATCCCatcacactcactcacctACCCATTTGAATGGCAATTCGTCGGGTTCAGCGAGTGTTTCGAATGGTAAAATTCCGCTGGCAAACGGTGCCGGGAAAGGATCGTTGTCTTCGCCAAATGGAAGCGCTAGCAATGAGTACGCATACGTAAAACCAAACAGTCCGTGCAAGTCCACGAGTGGTGCTTTGACGCACAACAATGTTCCTCCCTCGTCAATACCAAAACCAACGGCAGCAAATGGTGCAGCAGGATTGGGCTCACCGGTGCTAGCTGGAGGCAGTCAGAAACCCTTGACCGCGACAGTAGGCTacgtaaacaacgctaaaccGGGGCAGAAAACGAACAA GACTGTCTCTTGGAACCGCGACGTGCCTACCGAAAAGTTGAGTTTCACCATGCGACGAGAGTTCGACAAGCAGAAAGAGGAAACAGAACTTATTGAGCAGCTGAGGCAAATAATTGAAACTCGCCTAAAAATGTCACTCCCGCAAGACATTGCGCCCGCATTGATGGATGGTGTCGTGCTGTGTCACCTGGCAAATCTTGTTCGGCCGCGATCGGTTGGAAGCATTCATGTACCATCTTCAGCTGTG CCCAAACTAACCATGGCCCGCTGTCGGAGAAATGTGGACTATTTTCTTGACGCCTGTCGCAAAATAGGAGTAGACGAG
- the LOC118511219 gene encoding putative glycine-rich cell wall structural protein 1: MKLHQPQPALALLGGLTLVLCTLGGISAASGGLMGGGGAGGGSGSSGGARGSGMYNYGISGAGMRRGAGVYGPVGLGNPHDAPRYLHPGQGGDASATKGPSSSKSGHHRLSAWGIITIVTFVILIGAGAYWGFICYPFFCKKESSYNMMLNMSSATTATPSTRSTEFEKLDHCCSKSTTSTRSNDTGISNI, encoded by the exons ATGAAGCTGCATCAACCTCAACCAGCCCTAGCTTTGCTCGGAGGAT TGACCCTGGTTCTCTGCACGCTTGGTGGCATTAGCGCCGCCAGCGGTGGACTAATGGGAGGCGGTGGTGCCGGTGGAGGAAGTGGTAGCAGCGGCGGTGCTCGAGGATCGGGCATGTACAACTACGGCATCAGCGGTGCCGGGATGCGCCGAGGTGCCGGTGTGTATGGCCCGGTTGGCCTTGGCAATCCGCACGACGCACCGCGCTATCTGCATCCTGGGCAGGGCGGCGACGCGTCAGCCACCAAGGGTCCCAGTTCGTCTAAATCGGGCCACCATCGTCTTTCGGCCTGGGGAATCATTACGATCGTTACGTTTGTCATACTGATCGGGGCTGGCGCGTACTGGGGCTTTATCTGCTATCCGTTCTTCTGCAAGAAGGAGAGCAGCTACAACATGATGTTGAACATGTCGtcggccaccaccgccacaccGTCAACGCGATCGACCGAGTTCGAAAAACTCGATCACTGCTGCTCTAAATCGACCACATCTACTCGAAGCAACGATACGGGCATCAGCAACATCTAA